The Sorangiineae bacterium MSr11367 genome window below encodes:
- a CDS encoding 3-oxoacyl-ACP synthase III family protein — MAVRSLACVFPARSVSNTEAPYTQIPNVPHEWWQFWGVQRRGMFDTAAGETHDRVAVRACREALRIAELEAADIDLVLANTSNLVVSTRAGQRFFPRLAPVIREELGARSALAMDVEQECLSFLIHLQNAVNLIRMGRCKRVLVCSVEHITDLLDYTDKSATIFGDAAAAAVVTADSDGASLLASSYVSRPEHYDLATLRWRNPRYKAKDEVVPDDFHTYFDLREDAADGMRKFVPVFVPEMVKQALERARLRADDVDYFVFHQPSPILIRGWANALGASRERYCTTLETRGSLVSASMPITLHHAIERGHVGPGKTIVIAGASTGWGFGAQVWRWGETRINVLG, encoded by the coding sequence GTGGCAGTGCGCAGCCTCGCATGCGTATTCCCGGCGCGCAGCGTGTCGAACACCGAGGCTCCGTACACGCAAATCCCCAACGTTCCTCACGAGTGGTGGCAATTCTGGGGCGTTCAACGCCGTGGGATGTTCGACACCGCCGCAGGCGAGACCCACGATCGCGTTGCCGTCCGTGCGTGCCGGGAAGCCTTGAGGATCGCGGAGCTCGAAGCCGCCGACATCGATCTCGTCTTGGCCAACACGTCGAACCTCGTTGTCTCGACCCGCGCGGGGCAACGATTCTTTCCCCGGCTCGCGCCGGTGATTCGCGAAGAGCTGGGCGCGCGGTCTGCGCTTGCGATGGACGTGGAGCAGGAGTGCCTCTCGTTCTTGATCCATCTGCAGAATGCAGTGAATTTGATACGCATGGGCCGCTGCAAGCGCGTGCTGGTGTGCAGCGTCGAGCATATTACCGACTTGCTCGATTACACGGACAAATCCGCAACCATCTTCGGCGACGCCGCGGCGGCCGCCGTGGTGACCGCGGATTCCGACGGCGCATCGCTCCTTGCATCCTCGTACGTGAGCAGGCCAGAACACTACGACCTCGCCACCCTTCGTTGGAGGAATCCTCGCTACAAAGCCAAGGACGAGGTCGTGCCCGATGATTTTCACACGTACTTCGATTTGCGCGAAGATGCGGCCGATGGCATGCGCAAGTTCGTCCCGGTGTTCGTTCCGGAGATGGTGAAACAGGCGCTCGAGCGTGCGCGCCTCCGCGCCGACGACGTGGACTATTTCGTTTTTCACCAGCCGTCTCCCATTCTGATACGCGGCTGGGCGAACGCGCTGGGCGCCTCGCGGGAACGCTACTGCACCACCCTCGAAACCCGCGGCTCGCTCGTCTCCGCGTCCATGCCGATCACGTTGCACCACGCGATTGAACGAGGCCACGTAGGCCCCGGCAAGACCATCGTCATCGCGGGCGCCTCCACGGGCTGGGGCTTCGGCGCCCAAGTCTGGCGCTGGGGTGAAACGCGGATCAACGTGCTCGGATGA